CTTCCAAAGTTTggacagaggtctttcccagtgTTGCTACTTAAGATCCTTTTAATTGAAGATTTGGACCTTCTTTTTGCAAAGCACACATTCTGTGACCTTGGAGCATAGGCAAAAAtgtcaggccattggttcatcttgCTGGGTTGGATAGTTCAGAAATGTATGTGAAGAATGTGCTCTTTTCTTCCAAATGGTGGTCTGCTGCCATATTCTTGTGGGTGTTTTACAACACCCCTGTAAAAAGGTCATGCATTTCATAGACCGGTTATTCAATCAATAGATTtcattgcattagccgtgtggccatagcatgatatacatagaaataacaacataaaatgggggtggggaggtaaaggtagatatcgtcctgggcaaatatttaaaggggggggggaagagataacagaagcaacaggggatttaaaacatcgagtgaccgatagtacaaaaacaaaaagacaaaaaactgctgaggctggaggaggatcgttaaaggggtccttcagctcctcagatttgtcctagctccattgtccttgtacaataaagctacttggaacttcgttcgattgtgcagcgtatcgactgcagctgtggtgttaaaaaagaagttagtgccgctttcctcttcatcacactgagcaggaagttagctgtcatctcggtaatccaacaatcagaatcctgcaaaaaaagggacactatccagggctggattgggagatgaagcttattcatgagaggagttaaaaaccgagatctttcatctgtccagttgggacagaagagcattacatgttccatagtctccagagccatgtcattacaggtgcatgttctgtttgcgatggggactctggaataacgacccgacagaactgctgtaggaaaacagttgagacgggcacaggtaaaggcccttcgcttagcctccgaagaaattgtgaagcagtatagagggattccttcagggggaggaatggctagggctaggcctgaacacggccctcttgcatcggcagctgtgttagagaagtcaagttgctgtagcttctttttaattgaaggtagggctgccggactgatacactctactttaagaacagttttgcaattcagattgaaaaaagagcggagtttgaggttaattgtagttttccaaggggagttatgaatatctcttaggatcagattggaaaaaccacctctaattcgagcatccgatgctagtaggtgggagctataggaaatggctcgacaccatgctcgttttacaattgagggctgggcgaactcaagtcgtagggctgcacctgagacgcatctcgggacaccggaaagagatctcagaaacatatgaagtgggcgatccaagttacctgatattgctgtagtccatacttcacagGTTATTAGAACTGAAAGAGGGTGAATTGTTGAAGAACACACAGTGAGTCTGGGCCAATTCTCTATGTACTTTATCCACAATCATTTCTTTCTCTCATTAGAAGcatgtcaccatctctcagcttcATGTTCCCAGTTGCAGTATGGGAATGACCATGTTTTGCTGCATTAAGAAGACTGTACAGCTGCATATTCACAGTGTGTCCTCCTTGGACACTTGACCATCTTTCACAGCCTTTTACTCATTGCATGTTCACATCAAAATACAGTGTGGTACCTAGTTATGACTATTTTTCAAAGAGCATTATAGTATCTTTTGAGCATCAACAAATATGTGTAGTACTCTGCAGTAAGTACCCTTCACTGGGATAAGAGGGTGCTTCTTCTGAAGCAGCAAGCTATCAGTAACTTATAGCATCTTATTATACACATTGTTTGAAATCAGATGTAGTATAAACATTGCTTGAAAAGTTCCATTGGAAAAAAGAAACTAGTTCAACTTTATCCCGTCCAAAAAGGTACTAGTTCATTTGTCCTTTTACAAAATAATTTAGTTCAAGTTCATAAAAAGTTTATCCTTGGCAAAACAAAAAGAGTGttcagaatgttacaagctgAAATATAGGGTCCAAATGGAAGCCAGGGAGCACACATAAGTAGTAAAGTGTCTGACAGACAGAATGTCAACAGGTGATGTTTTCCTCATAAATGTATTTCCATACTAGGTttaccttacagtggtaccttgggttgcatatgcttcaggttacatacgcttcaggttacagactccgccaacccagaaatagtgcttcaggttaagaactttgcttcaggatgagaacagaaattgtgctccggtggcacagcggcagcgggaggccccattagctaaactggtgcttcaggttaagaacagtttcaggttaagtacggacctccggaacaaattaagtacttaacctgaggtaccactgtctttgtAATTTGTGGcagccacacagctgttaaaggcacaatgcaacattttctttgttgttgtagTTCTTCCTACAAGATACTCCTTTTGGAAGAAAGCAAATATTTTCAGCGAGGAAGATACAGGAAAAGCCGCTTTTTCCTTCTTTCTAATTGCTAAGCCATATTAATTGACTAAGCATCCTTAGAAGCAACAACAGCTCCATAGCTGCCTGATAAGCCTTAGAACATTGTCTCCACACTTTGCTTTCTAACTTTGTCCAAGTGACttatctttctttccctttctttttctcaatttaaAAGAAAGAGTCTGGGCCtcctttttggggggcgggggattggctgtgaagatgaactagaaatcatagaatcatagagttggaagagaccacaagggccatcaagtccaaccccctgccaagcaggaaacaccatcagagcactcctgacatatggttgtcaagcctctgcttaaagacctccaaagaaggagactccaccacactccttggcagcaaattccactgtcgaacagctcttactgtcaggaagttcttcctaatgtttaggtggaatcttctttcttgtagtttggaatcATTCCATGTTCTACCTCCCAGATTAATTCACCTGGTAATTAAGGGAACTACTTTCAGGTGTAGTGCAATGAATTTTGTTCAACTGAAgtagttcattccaagcactgaataGGCACGATGAACATCAccattgtaatttttaaaatttgtatactgcccttcatccacagatcccagggcggttcacagcataaaaatacaatataatacatATGAACGATGCAGGTAAGAAATAGGAAAACTATGGTGCACACAGACTATATTGTAGCATTTGAACGGAGCACTCTATGAACTAAACTTTGCACTTTTATTTTTAGTGAAATGCTCAATCACTCTAGAAACATATTTTAATGAGCACCCATTCCCCCCACTATACATAGGAGACTAGTGAAACTGCAGGAAACGACCATGCAGATCCTAGCCAGGAGAATGGGAAGAAACCTAAGAAATCCCAGCAGCTGAAGAAAGTTTTTAAGGAATATGGAGCTGTAGGAGTTGTATTCCATGTTGGGATTTCTTTGATGTCTCTAGGAATGTTCTATCTAGCCGTGTCAAGGTATGTTTTCCATACTATTTGTAATTGGGTTTGGTGTGGCGAGGACTTGATACAATGTCACGTATAACATGGGAGAAATATTTATGGCTGTTGGATATAAAAATTGATTTGCTGGATCAAAGAGAgatccatccagtccagcatttgGTTTCCAACAACGGCCAGCAAGATCCCTGTAGAAGTTTTTTAGCATGGAATTAAGATGCCCATTTCTTGTAGTTTGTCCCCAGCATTTGACATTCAAGAAACACCCAGAGTGGAACCActtaaattaatgaacctaagttagttatgctcattttcagtgggtctactctaagtaagacCTGCATTGGCTATAACCCACTGCTTTTTGGATATTATGCATACCCatccattcccctcccccatgcaGAGAATCTCCATATAGTTgtcattttaaagccatctaagcctcCTTAAGAGGTAGATTTGTTGATTAGCCCCTTTACATGTTCCTCCCCTGTAAAGTATTACTTTGATCAGGTCTTTGTAATAGTTGTACTGGCCAACTTGTATGTGAAGAGAAGCAACTCGGGTATAAAATTGTACTTTGAATACAAATTCGGTCCAGCTCCTAAGCCACCACTTTGTAGTGACTCCAACTGATGGATCTTGGAGTTGATACGACACATCTGAAGTctgcccatccctgatctaaagtGATGCCCATCATGAAATCTTGCAGTAGCGAAAAATATAACACTTTGGAAAATCCAtgcttgtttttgtaatgttaCTAAGCTAAGTTGTGGTTTGTTTTCACCCCCTTTTAGTGGAGTGGACATGACTGCCATCCTCTCCAAGTTGGGATTTGATGACGCTCTTGTGCAATCCAAGTTGGCCGCTGGGACGAGTACTTTTGTTTTGGCCTACGCTATCCACAAACTGTTTGCTCCAGTCCGCATCAGCATCACCTTAGTCTCTGTGCCATTACTTGTGCGATACTTTCGGAAGATAGGTTTCTTCAAACCTCCGACTCCAAATCCATGATTAAATCACTGGAGGAAAACAAGGCTGCCACCTCagttaatataaaatataaaatgcttttaaattgctGCACCCTGGTGGTGCCTGTGCAGATTCCTGTAATACCACCTTTGCATTGTATATTCatggtggagggaggggaagtgTTTTTTCCTGATAAACTACTTCACAAATACGGATTACCTATGTTTCTTCCTCAAGTCCTATGCCAGCCCAGAGGGGCAGATGTTCTGATAACAATTATATAGGTACTTCTAGGaagataggaaactgccttattatAATAACTTAGACCATTGCCCAGTATTGTGTTTGGACCAGCAGTGCCTCTTTTACCTCACTTTCTAGCTGCTTTTAACTGGAGTTGCCAGGAGTTGTCTTGAAACCTTCTGCAAGAAAAGCATATGCTGATACAGTTGATCTTTGGTTCCTCTCCATATACAGATATCTGTATAAGCTTTCTGGTATAAGCTTTGTGGACTAAAACCTCATCTCATTAAATGCATGACATCTTCATTGGTGGGACACACTACCGGGTCAGAGCAGCACCGGAAAGAGTGTTTGTGCACACGTACGGGTGCGCACTCAtcactggagacaccggcccgaggcaaGGAAAGCTTGGGAGACCCCTGATTTAAGATGTCTGAGGACTATAATTCTAATAGCAAACTCTAGTGTTTAGTGCCAACATGTAGGCTAGAATGGGCTGCTAGGTAATGAGGTATCATCACGCCTGGAGGAATCCCAGGGTTTTTAGAAAGAcaagaacactttttaaaaatctgaagcaGGAGGTCAATAAAACTGGGCCTAGGCAATAGCCTGTCAACTGAAAAAGACTAGGGTAAGGGGCAGTGGATCACCCTATTTAAAGGGAAGGACTGGAAGGAATGCTGAACTGGTATACTCTTCAGGTGAGGCGACTGTTACCAATAATTGTACTGCCTTCGATGAGATGGGTTTGTATTTGTATCGGGTACTTAACTTCTTTCTCAGGTGTTCTCCCACTTGACCAAGTCTAAGATTCTATATTGCCATCACTAGTAATAGTAAATGGTAAATTTATCTTCCATCAATTTGTCACCCTTTTTAACAGCCATCACATTTTATGGTAGCAAAATCCATGATTAATTCTGTGCTGCATGAGGAACTGCTTTTGTCTGTCCTGGATATACTGTTAATTACAGTAGTTGAGGCACTGAGAAGTCAGATTTGTTGGCAGGCCATTCTAGTGGACCCAAACACTACAGAAACCAACCAAGAATTGCCATAATTATTTGTTGTTTTCCAGGCCCATATGAAACAAACCAGACACAGGACCCACAAATGTTTCAACTCATACCTTTTATAATAGCCTCACATCCTTGCACACGGCACTGTAGGAATGCCTCAGTGAGATATGAAACTTCAGTTTCTGTTTTTATCCTGGGGCAACCACTTCCTGCTAAgcagtttgtaacccaaagcgtctgtaacccgaggtaccactgtaaatttaagCTATGAAACCATATTCAAATAATCCCAACAATAAGTTTTATTATTTGCGCCACTTAAGTAAAGATGCTTAACCCCGTAGCTTTACACAAGTCTCTCTCTTACCCCTCTAATATGGTTTTAATAATCAAGAACACTAGTTCTGTCTTGATTTCCAAGACTAATTCAACTAGTGTATTTATTCCACCTGGACATTTAAGCAGTACATTCAAGTTACTGTTAAGTCAGGAATGGGAAAAATCTACCTTGCAGGCCCAACACTATTCCCAATTTGGCATGAGGCCAGTTTCCCCAAATGTCCACCTGCCCCATACCTCGTGATGTCAGATGTGGGATATGTAGAGATACAACTGGGTTGACTTACAAGTGAGTTCCTAGTGGAGaatgccaggtgattgacaggtggatcAGCCCATGGGGCTGGGAACCAATAAGGATCTGGCCTGTTAGGCCAGAAAGGTTCCCTGCCCTGGCATAGGCAGATGTAAAAaatccagaacagatttaagtATCAAAGGCAACTTCAAGTAAGGTATGCAGAATCAGTGTCAGATTGCATTTTGTAATGGATCTTTGCTAGCCAGATTTGGTACACCAATCAGAATGTGTGGGTGCTTAGAATGACCACTAAACTGACCATTTTGGTAGCATAAAGAAGTAGTCTTGTTATAAAAATCTTTATTTAAAACTTAAAGGAAAAAGAACAACTAAACAATACAGTTACACTCAAAGGTGGATTCCATTCATTGCACATGTGTTTTGAATGTTATCTTGTGAGGACATGCTGCTTCATAAACTGCTTCATATTGCACAAGAATCCATGGCTCAGTTTCATGATGCTATCAAAAAGGGGCCAAAAGGGAAATGCCAGCCATGAACATGAGACGATCCTCAACCAGCTATGCCTCAGAGTGGCATGTGCAAAGAGGACTTCAAGTAAGTTAGATATTGACAAACTGCTTTATGACCTGATTTGTAAGGTTCATGATCAGAGCTTACAATGCGATAAACTCTGCCTTTTGAGTCCAACCAGCCTATATTGGCTGGATTACCATACATCTCATCGGAACTACTTTGTTCCTGGGAACTACATGCTATGACTAGATATTCTTAGCAGTGGTAGTTTCAGCAACTTTATACTTGGGAGTTTTTGTAGAGCTTGCAATAATCCATGGATGTTTGAGAACCTCTTCCAGTGGCAGCCTGTGGAATGGATTATGCTTCAGCAGCTTTGAAATCAGATTCTGAGCACCCTCTGTTACAAATGGAGGAAATTTGTACTCTACCTTTAAACCAAAGAAATAGTCATCATTAGACATGTTTCTGTGAAAGCATGCATTCAAGGTGCATGAACTATTAAGTATAACTattagactccccccccccactatacaTTAGTAATCATGGTTTTTCTCTTGCCTTTTTGCTTAGCAGTCCCCTTCTGTGTCACTGTGGGTTCTATTTAACTAGTGTTATCCCATACTTCTATTTTTGAACTAGCTCAGAGAAATTGTTCAAGCCTAGGCTGTCCTAGGCTGCTTTTCCACAGTGGACTGCAAATGGGAAACACAAATTGAGCAGGTAAGTGTGCCAGAGGATTGCACCTCAAATCTTGCAACTGAACCTGTTGGGGAGAACCTGGATTTACTGGAATACAAAAATATACTaagacaacacatttaaaaatcagaaattctaGTTCTTTAATTGAAAACTCCTGAACTAAAGTCAATGATATTAGGCCCCAAACCTGGAAAGTACATGTTCCATAACAGCTAGTTGAGAGTTAATTCCTATACCATGAAATGCTCAGTTTCTAAATCAAGCAGCATTATAATTCAACTTACCTTTGAAATGGCTCTGTACGTTTCCTGGTATGTGTCTGCCTCAAAAGGAGGCTTTCCTACTAGGAATTCATAACACAAGACACCAAGACTCCATAGATCAACTTTTTCATCATGTGTTCTCCCTTCAATCATTTCAGGTGGTAAGTAGTCAAGGGTACCACACAGAGTCGACCTcctagaaaataaaaatgatgcacAGACTAACAACTGAAGGTTGCCACACAACTATTAAGATATTTCCCCACGCACTCATCTAGATCTTCATTCATGATTTAACACTTTCTAAAGCACTTTGTCCATGAATAGTAGTATATAGTATACTGGAGGAAGGCATGGCTGATGGCCAACCTGAAGAAGAGCATCCCTTCTAGGGATGCTTGATACCCTTGTAATCTAAGTAACATTCTCAACTAACAGTAGTTTCTCTAAACTCAATTCTTATAATCAGAGACTAATGCTAAGTTATTTTCACAAAGCTTACTGCCTacagaaacaaaacaatttcCTCATAGCCAAGTTCTGATTCTGTTGTCTGCCTCCATAGTACCAAGCTTCTTCAGTTGTCAGAAACGCAggtcagtaaagcatgagactcagattaatctcaggattgtggatttgagccccacattgggcgaaagattcctgcattgtagtggGTAGGTCTAGAttatcctctggtcccttccaactctacgattccctTACCTAGAGGATGGAGCATGCACAGACCATCCAAAGTCAGCAATCTTTAGCTCTCCATTTGATCCCAGCAGCAGGTTTTCAGGCTTTATGTCTCTATGAATTACTCTTTTCGAGTGGCAATACGATAACGCATCTGCCAGTTCAGTGATATACTGTAGAACAAATGAAGATTACAAATATAAGGAGTTCAATCTAAGCATTGTTCAAGCTAAGCAAATGCCTAAAATGCATGGGTAAAATGGCAGAAAATGTTTCTCAGTGTATCAATAACATGCTGCATCACTGATGCAAACAAGTCCTTAATATAGGACAAAAACCTTTAGACACACCTAATTCAAGACTCACTCTTTCCCACAGCCAAGTACGAAGAACTCAAAACATTAGATGCCAAGCTGGATTAGTATAGCCCTCAACATAgcttcttcctcatcagaagCTACTTtgaataccgtattggcccaaatataaaccgcacctttaaaattagagggggggggagaggaaaaaaaatacccgaatataagccgctctattcctcactgctcctggctgcatactgggggggggggggctgcactgcagacggcctttccccttccttgctctctccttcaccagccttgggggagaggatggggggctacgcacagggcaggtgccactttGCCGcactcctggtgctttttgccctacactcctggctgcatactgtaaggttgtgaatataagccacactaacttttcacagttggaatttggggggggggtgacggttatattcaggccaatacaatAACAGACActcctgccccacccaatctTCTTCCAACAACTCCATAGGCTTCATGCTGCATGCACACCAAGCACTGTCCTGTATCATGCAACTTGCCATGTAGCCTTGCCAAAGACTGACACATATAAATGTCCTATTTATTCCAGTGAAATTCCTCCCGTCCCATTTTGGGATATTCTTTACTGGAaaagccaacctagcagttcgaaagcacgcccaaaagtgcaagtagataaataggtaccgctccggcgggaaggtaaatggtgttccgttgcaccagaagcggcttagtcatgctggccacatgacccagaaaaactgtctgcagacaaatgccggctccctcagcctgtaaagcgaatgagcgccgcaaccccagagtcgtctgcgactggactttactgtcaggggtcctttacctttttttactggaAAAGCTACGAACTTCTCAACTCCACAAAACTGAGGAAACATACCTTACTCTACCATTTATACTGATACTGTTTCCCACTTTTGGACCAGCAAAACATAGCTGTTTAGTATAACCCTGGCTCAGGTCAGTGAAAGAAGAATCTACTCTTTCATGCCCTTCTCTAAGGAAGAGTTTGGTCCTAAAAGTGCAGTTTTAGCTTCATATGTGGTCACATACACAGTTCTGAAAAAAGTATCCTCAGAAGGTCAACATACATTAGCAGTCCGTTCCTCATCAAATTTAGTAAGCCTTTGGAGTTCTTTGTACACTTCTCCACGTGGTGCATGTTCCAGGATTAGGTAGACTCTTGTTGCATCATGGAAGTAGCCATAAAGTCGGAGAATATTTGGATGCCTACAAGTAAGTATATGCATCTTTAATAATGATGGCTTCATTTGTAAATGATGTGCACATAATTCTCCATGCCTCCCTCAATCTGCCTAcaatttgctaaataaataaaagtatcaTTTGAGAAATTCTGTAACCACCACCAAGTTAGTTAGAGCAGCTGTGGCTAGGAGTGTGCTTTACCAGCTTTGTCTGGTTTGCCAGCTATGGCCATTCTTGGATGAGGATAGTCTGACCAGTGTCACCCAAGTGTTATTAACTTTGATGCTGGATTACTACAGTGTACTCTATGTGGGCCTGCACACAGAGTGTGGCAGCCAGATTGCTAATGGGGACACGCTGCAAATAACATGTGACACCATTTTATAGAACATCTACACTGGGTGCTTATCTGCTGAACCATGCTCAATGTCCTTTTATTTACACAAACCCGAAGAACTTATATTTAGGATACCTTAGGGGCTGCCTAAATCAGAGTTTGATCACTGGGAGCAACGACAGGAGTGTCATTGATCATTCCCCAAGTAGGATAAAGTTCATTTGACATCAGCATGAAATAGACCCTTTAGTGTCATCAGCCTAGTCCTATGGAAAattctgccaatagagattcagcaggaacCTGTTTCAACCTTTTAACACGTGCTTAAAACTTTTCTGTGCTGCCAGGCATATGCATGCAATTAAGAAAACATCTTTCTGTAAGTTGATTGCCTCTAAATTTCTACTTGCTTTTATTATATATTCTTGTAAGCTGGATTGATTTTTATGATACAgcattgtgtgtgtatatatatgtgtgtatacacacacaaacacaaatgtgGAAtgcttctaaaaataaaaatctgcttaAGATAGCAAAGCTAGAAACCCATTCAAAACAGCCATTTAAAATCAATCTTACCGAAGATGAGACTGTATTTCTACTTCTCGACGCAGTTGATGTTCAACACCTGCTTTTTCCAGCTGTGTTTTAAATAAGACCTTCAGCGCCAAGATGAATTTGCTCTCCTTTTCACGAGCCAgatatacatttccaaattttCCTTTTCCCAGAGGACGACCAATTTCAAAGTCATCAAGAGACCACTGTTTTCTACAGAACAAAGCTATTATTTAGGTTGCTACAAGGTAATACAGCTGCCTCTCTGAAGTGAGAAGTTATTTTCATGCATATGGTCCTGTCCCAAAATATTAAACTTGCTGGCAATTACAAGGCATTCAGTAACATGCAaaagtttgttttgtttccagtaTTTTTGCTTACCTCTGTATTGTGTAAACAGCTTGGTGCTGTCAAAACCTATTTAGGTGTCAGTGTTGAGCGTGCACAGGATGGAAGCTTCTTGTTTTTGCTGGTGGGGGAACTTCTCCCAGCATTGTGCAAGCACTTTGTTTGAGGAAGTATATTGACAAAGCCCACCTTCCtcatattaagattataccacaATCTAAGAGCTTTACTAAATCAGACCAAGGGCTTATCTAAGTCCAACATTCCTTTCCAACACAGGTTGATTAGATTTTATTTACTTGAGTATTTCTAAACTACCAATTCTGGAAATGAATTCCATAAGTAACTCCATACAGTGTACTTCACACAATACACTAttgaagacaactcagaaacAGTCAGATGACAGGTTGCAGTTCCATTTGGCTCTTATAACCCATGTTTTAAAACAACAGAATTCATTTTGCCTGTTGGTTCCAGGCTCAGTTCAGGGTATTTACAATAGTACTTAAAACTCTAAACAAGTTAggaccaaatatctgaaagaccacttcTCTCCTTACAGATTCTCCCAGGTCTTAAGAGTGGCAGAAAGAGCCCTCTTGGTAGCTCCATCATCCTCAAAAGTACCTGGGAAAAGGCATTCTGTCACAGCCCTTAAGCTGTGGAActcacagaggtgcatctggcagCTTTCTTATGCAGCTCTTGTTGGATGCCAACACACCTCTTTACCCCAGCCTTTGAGatctaagatacagtggtacctctggttacaa
The Podarcis raffonei isolate rPodRaf1 chromosome 6, rPodRaf1.pri, whole genome shotgun sequence DNA segment above includes these coding regions:
- the AURKA gene encoding aurora kinase A isoform X1, which gives rise to MDKACKENLNANSAHNGKAAIVDGARRVPVTQNATPGIEVQQQRVLTPLNVAQRVPIQPQAQKPTVASAKRPKQLTQHQPTLLVQPTSRSLGPSKATETSRQPSVSGKKAEPGVSNQKKEAKGVSNPNSETKKKQWSLDDFEIGRPLGKGKFGNVYLAREKESKFILALKVLFKTQLEKAGVEHQLRREVEIQSHLRHPNILRLYGYFHDATRVYLILEHAPRGEVYKELQRLTKFDEERTANYITELADALSYCHSKRVIHRDIKPENLLLGSNGELKIADFGWSVHAPSSRRSTLCGTLDYLPPEMIEGRTHDEKVDLWSLGVLCYEFLVGKPPFEADTYQETYRAISKVEYKFPPFVTEGAQNLISKLLKHNPFHRLPLEEVLKHPWIIASSTKTPKYKVAETTTAKNI
- the AURKA gene encoding aurora kinase A isoform X2, which produces MDKACKENLNANSAHNGKAAIVDGARRVPVTQNATPGIEVQQQRVLTPLNVAQRVPIQPQAQKPTVASAKRPKQLTQHQPTLLVQPTSRSLGPSKATETSRQPSVSGKKAEPGVSNQKKEAKGVSNPNSETKKKQWSLDDFEIGRPLGKGKFGNVYLAREKESKFILALKVLFKTQLEKAGVEHQLRREVEIQSHLRHPNILRLYGYFHDATRVYLILEHAPRGEVYKELQRLTKFDEERTANYITELADALSYCHSKRVIHRDIKPENLLLGSNGELKIADFGWSVHAPSSRRSTLCGTLDYLPPEMIEGRTHDEKVDLWSLGVLCYEFLVGKPPFEADTYQETYRAISKVQLQDLRCNPLAHLPAQFVFPICSPLWKSSLGQPRLEQFL